The Puntigrus tetrazona isolate hp1 chromosome 16, ASM1883169v1, whole genome shotgun sequence genome includes a region encoding these proteins:
- the LOC122360167 gene encoding uncharacterized protein LOC122360167, producing MAVKYHKCLGLIILCSFLTGTSRSEVTHIFSTVGENVRLPCNALSDCTSTSWNYDRLTYLETVDLIVNGKIKYNREKHERLSLGPDCSLNIKTVTKDDYGIYICQQYGHMDRQVFLHVLLVSSSSSQSEISPGSSVTLSCQLYSYDRVSCDVLVRDEGVELIWVNEAGVNLQTDPRYKISPSGHCNSSLTTTLLREDLNREWRCQVTGKIVATFTAEYTTSSTARIKTLTPLTTSTTIVQTPTTPTQPASSPMVVILVIFTVLAVLLPAVMLWVVYTKKADTKGIIDSDLLTYVTYSGIPAESMSKTII from the exons ATGGCTGTTAAGTATCACAAGTGTCTGGGACTAATCATTCTCTGTTCATTTCTCACAG GCACCAGTAGATCAGAAGTGACTCACATATTCAGCACTGTTGGTGAAAATGTCCGTTTGCCCTGTAATGCTCTTTCTGACTGCACATCAACTTCATGGAACTATGACAGGCTAACATATTTAGAGACTGTTGATCTGATTGTCAATGGGAAAATTAAGTATAACAGAGAGAAACATGAGAGACTGAGTCTGGGCCCTGACTGCTCTCTGAACATCAAGACAGTCACTAAAGACGATTATGGAATTTACATCTGCCAACAATATGGACATATGGATAGACAAGTTTTTCTGCATGTCCTCCTTG tctcttcatcatcttcacAGTCTGAGATCAGTCCTGGCAGCTCTGTGACTCTGTCCTGCCAGTTATATTCATATGATCGAGTCTCTTGTGATGTTTTGGTCCGTGATGAGGGAGTTGAGCTGATCTGGGTGAATGAGGCCGGTGTGAATCTTCAGACAGACCCCAGATATAAGATATCACCATCAGGACACTGTAACAGCTCTCTGACTACAACACTCCTGAGAGAAGATCTCAACAGAGAGTGGAGATGTCAGGTTACTGGGAAGATAGTAGCTACATTTACTGCTGAATATACaa CTTCTTCTACAGCCAGGATAAAGACACTGACTCCATTGACCACCTCAACGACAATTGTACAGACACCAACAACTCCTACACAACCAG CCTCTTCCCCGATGGTGGTGATTTTGGTTATATTCACTGTGTTAGCTGTTCTCCTTCCTGCCGTTATGCTTTGGGTGgtttatacaaaaaaagcag ATACCAAGGGGATTATTGATTCTGAT TTGCTGACATATGTGACGTATTCTGGGATTCCAGCAGAAAGCATGTCAAAGACAATAAT ataa
- the LOC122360169 gene encoding uncharacterized protein LOC122360169, which yields MADKCLVCLLGLITLYSPFTGTSEMDDTYVFYSSGENVHLPCKNVLSKCTSTTWTYSKQSNTVELIAGGIKKKDVERHERLSLGSNCSLNIQKITEEDSGFYSCRQYLNGEQKGTDALVFLHVLQVSSSSSQSEISPGSSVTLFCQLFYDRVSCDVLVRAEGVELIWVNESGVNLQTDPRYKISFSSKHCKSSLTTRLLSEDLNREWTCLLTQRNEVKTSATYIIKYLGADNTTSEIEVSKTAGLSFRVIVIIVEVAVFAAPTVILLQIICARRAERRKTQTTQRKQ from the exons ATGGCTGATAAGTGTCTTGTGTGTCTTCTAGGACTAATAACGCTCTACTCGCCTTTTACAG GGACCAGTGAAATGGATGACACTTATGTGTTCTACAGTTCTGGTGAAAATGTCCATCTGCCCtgtaaaaatgttctttctaAATGTACATCAACTACTTGGACCTAcagcaaacaatcaaatacAGTTGAACTGATTGCTGGAGGAATAAAGAAGAAAGACGTAGAGAGACATGAGAGACTGAGTCTGGGCTCTAACTGCTCTCTAAACATCCAGAAAATCACAGAAGAAGATAGTGGATTTTACAGCTGCCGACAATATTTGAATGGAGAACAAAAAGGAACCGATGCACTTGTTTTTCTGCATGTTCTTCAGG tctCTTCATCATCCTCTCAGTCTGAGATCAGTCCAGGCAGCTCTGTGACTCTTTTCTGTCAGTTGTTTTATGATCGAGTCTCTTGTGATGTTTTGGTCCGTGCTGAAGGAGTTGAACTGATCTGGGTGAATGAGTCCGGTGTGAATCTTCAGACAGACCCCAGATATAAGATATCATTCTCCTCAAAACACTGTAAAAGCTCTCTGACTACAAGACTCCTGAGTGAAGATCTCAACAGAGAGTGGACATGTCTGCTTACTCAGAGAAATGAAGTGAAGACCTCAGCcacatatattataaagtatttag GTGCAGAtaacacaacatcagaaatTGAAGTCAGTAAGACTGCTGGATTATCCTTCAGAG TGATTGTGATTATTGTTGAGGTTGCAGTGTTTGCTGCTCCTACTGTGATTCTTCTTCAGATCATCTGTGCAAGAAGAGCTG aaagaagaaagactCAGACCACCCAGAGGAAACAATGA
- the LOC122360164 gene encoding uncharacterized protein LOC122360164 isoform X2, which yields MNFFFLCCIQPFSARDSAVRVHDFVTQDLSLVCFLAASFSINCQARYFTQCTSGAEMTYVFSSSGENVRLPCNNALSDCTSTIWTYSRQSNTVELIAGGKKKKDVERHERLSLGSDCSLNIQKITEKDSGLYTCQQYVNRPPSDAPVYLYVLYVSSSSSQSEISPGSSVTLFCQLFYDGVSCDALVRAEGVQLIWVNEAGVNLQTDPRYKISFSSTYCYSSLTTRLLSEDLNREWRCQVTQRNQVKTSVSYTVKYSTPFETKTVAPVTSSLTTTVTFTPPAPFETKTVTLETVSNSMTTTPVTFTQPDGRTIPVIPTHITFCHLTPIKVIVIIVEVAVFAAPTVILLQIICARRAGRKNSHHSEEIKLSSI from the exons atgaattttttttttttgtgctgtatcCAGCCGTTCTCAGCCCGGGATTCTGCAGTGCGTGTACATGACTTTGTCACTCAGGATTTGTCACTTGTCTGTTTCCTGGCTGCTAGTTTCTCCATAAATTGCCAAGCACGCTATTTTAcacaat GTACCAGTGGAGCAGAAATGACTTATGTGTTCAGCAGTTCTGGTGAAAATGTCCGTCTGCCCTGTAATAATGCACTTTCTGACTGTACATCAACTATTTGGACCTACAGCAGACAATCAAATACAGTTGAACTGATTGCtggaggaaaaaagaagaaagacgtAGAGAGACATGAGAGACTGAGTCTGGGCTCTGACTGCTCTCTAAACATCcagaaaattacagaaaaagatAGTGGACTTTACACCTGCCAACAATATGTGAATAGACCACCAAGTGATGCACCTGTTTATCTGTATGTTCTCTATG tctCTTCATCATCGTCTCAGTCTGAGATCAGTCCAGGCAGCTCTGTGACTCTCTTCTGTCAGTTGTTTTATGATGGAGTCTCTTGTGATGCTTTGGTCCGTGCTGAAGGAGTTCAGCTGATCTGGGTGAATGAGGCCGGTGTGAATCTTCAGACAGACCCCAGATATAAGATATCATTCTCCTCAACATACTGCTACAGCTCTCTGACTACAAGACTCCTGAGTGAAGATCTCAACAGAGAGTGGAGATGTCAGGTTACTCAGAGAAATCAAGTGAAGACCTCAGTCTCATATACTGTCAAGTATTCAA CTCCATTTGAGACAAAGACAGTGGCTCCTGTCACCAGCTCATTGACTACCACAGTAACTTTCACTCCACCAG CTCCATTTGAGACAAAGACAGTGACTCTAGAGACAGTCTCTAACTCAATGACAACCACACCAGTAACTTTCACTCAACCAG ATGGTAGAACAATACCAGTGATTCCAACCCACATCACATTCTGCCATCTTACACCAATTAAAG TGATTGTGATTATTGTTGAGGTTGCAGTGTTTGCTGCTCCTACTGTGATTCTTCTTCAGATCATCTGTGCAAGAAGAGCTG GGAGGAAAAACTCCCACCActcagaagaaataaagttgtcttcaatttga
- the LOC122360164 gene encoding uncharacterized protein LOC122360164 isoform X6, with translation MAEKCLMCLLRLTILCSLLTGTSGAEMTYVFSSSGENVRLPCNNALSDCTSTIWTYSRQSNTVELIAGGKKKKDVERHERLSLGSDCSLNIQKITEKDSGLYTCQQYVNRPPSDAPVYLYVLYVSSSSSQSEISPGSSVTLFCQLFYDGVSCDALVRAEGVQLIWVNEAGVNLQTDPRYKISFSSTYCYSSLTTRLLSEDLNREWRCQVTQRNQVKTSVSYTVKYSTPFETKTVAPVTSSLTTTVTFTPPAPFETKTVTLETVSNSMTTTPVTFTQPDGRTIPVIPTHITFCHLTPIKVIVIIVEVAVFAAPTVILLQIICARRAGRKNSHHSEEIKLSSI, from the exons GTACCAGTGGAGCAGAAATGACTTATGTGTTCAGCAGTTCTGGTGAAAATGTCCGTCTGCCCTGTAATAATGCACTTTCTGACTGTACATCAACTATTTGGACCTACAGCAGACAATCAAATACAGTTGAACTGATTGCtggaggaaaaaagaagaaagacgtAGAGAGACATGAGAGACTGAGTCTGGGCTCTGACTGCTCTCTAAACATCcagaaaattacagaaaaagatAGTGGACTTTACACCTGCCAACAATATGTGAATAGACCACCAAGTGATGCACCTGTTTATCTGTATGTTCTCTATG tctCTTCATCATCGTCTCAGTCTGAGATCAGTCCAGGCAGCTCTGTGACTCTCTTCTGTCAGTTGTTTTATGATGGAGTCTCTTGTGATGCTTTGGTCCGTGCTGAAGGAGTTCAGCTGATCTGGGTGAATGAGGCCGGTGTGAATCTTCAGACAGACCCCAGATATAAGATATCATTCTCCTCAACATACTGCTACAGCTCTCTGACTACAAGACTCCTGAGTGAAGATCTCAACAGAGAGTGGAGATGTCAGGTTACTCAGAGAAATCAAGTGAAGACCTCAGTCTCATATACTGTCAAGTATTCAA CTCCATTTGAGACAAAGACAGTGGCTCCTGTCACCAGCTCATTGACTACCACAGTAACTTTCACTCCACCAG CTCCATTTGAGACAAAGACAGTGACTCTAGAGACAGTCTCTAACTCAATGACAACCACACCAGTAACTTTCACTCAACCAG ATGGTAGAACAATACCAGTGATTCCAACCCACATCACATTCTGCCATCTTACACCAATTAAAG TGATTGTGATTATTGTTGAGGTTGCAGTGTTTGCTGCTCCTACTGTGATTCTTCTTCAGATCATCTGTGCAAGAAGAGCTG GGAGGAAAAACTCCCACCActcagaagaaataaagttgtcttcaatttga